Sequence from the Fusobacterium periodonticum 1_1_41FAA genome:
TTTAACAGATTTTCTTTCACCTATATTAACTTCTTCACCAGTTTTAGGGTTTCTTCCTAATCTTGGAGCTCTTTCAACTACTTCTAGTTTACCCCAATTAATAATGCTGATGTCTTCACCATCTAAAAGAGTTTTTTCCATTGTTTCAAATATGATGTCAACTTTTTTTTCAGCTTCAGTTCTTGTTGTAAAAACACCCTTTTCAAATAATAACTTTGCAAATTCTTTCTTTGTCATTTTTTCTCAATCCTTTCCTTCCTAATAAAATATACTCACACGAAAATTTAAAACATAGTTAATTTATATCATAAATTACAGACTATTTCAAGTACTTTTAAATAAAAAATATAAGCTGTCAGATAAGAGATTGCCATAATCCTTGATAAATAAAATAAAATTAATATTAATAAAAATAATAATTCCTTTAAAATACATTAATTTTATAAAATTATATTTTATTATCTTGAATTTTTTCCACTATTCAAGTAAAATTTAGAGTAAATAAATAACAACTAAAAAAGAGAGAGAAAATGGAGATAAAGAATAATTATTTTATTGAAAATAGAAAATTGATAAAAAATATATTTCAAATTACTTTACCAGCAGTATTTGATCTACTAGCTCAAACTTTAATAATGGCTTTTGACATGAAGATGGTATCGAGTTTAGGACCTAGTGCTATAAGTTCTGTTGGAGTTGGAACAGCTGGGATGTTTGCTTTAATACCAGCTTTAATAGCAGTAGCAACAGGAACAACAGCTCTTTTGAGTCGAGCATATGGAGCTGATAATAAAATTGAAGGAAAAAAAGCATTTACTCAAAGTTTTTTTATAGCTGTTCCTTTGGGAATATTCTTAACTATTATCTTTTTACTTTTTTCAGAACAAATAATTAATTTAGTAGGTAATGCTAAAGACATGAATTTAAAAGATGCTATTCTTTACCAAAATATGACTGTTATTGGATTTCCTTTTCTAGGTATAAGTATAGCAACATTCTATGCTTTTAGAGCTATGGGAGAAAATAAAATTCCTATGATAGGAAATACATTGGCATTGGTATTAAAACTTATTCTAAATTTCCTTTTAATATACCTTTTCAAATGGGGAATCTTTGGAGCAGCATTAAGTACAACTTTAACTAGATTGTTCTCAGCCATATTTTCAATTTATCTAGTATTTTGGTCTAAAAAAAATTGGATATCTCTTAAAGTTAAAGATTTAAAATTCGATTATTTTACATCTAAAAGAATTTTAAAGGTTGGTATTCCAGCAGCAGTTGAACAATTAGGTTTAAGAATAGGTATGTTGATTTTTGAAATGATGGTTATATCTTTAGGGAACTTAAGTTATGCAGCACATAAGATTGCATTGACAGCAGAAAGTATTTCATTTAATTTAGGTTTTGCATTTTCTTTTGCAGCATCAGCTCTAGTTGGTCAAGAATTAGGAAAAGGTTCAAGTCAAAAAGCTTTAAAAAATGGATATATTTGTACTATTATAGCTATGATAGTTATGTCAACTTTTGGTTTATTCTTTTTTATAATACCTCAATTTTTAGTTTCATTGTTTACTAAAGATAAAGATGTTATTGAGTTAGCTACGATGGCGTTAAAAATAGTTTCCATATGCCAACCATTCTCAGGAGCTTCTATGGTCTTAGCAGGAGCACTAAGAGGAGCAGGAGATACGAAATCAGTTCTACTTATAACTTATTTAGGAATATTTTTAATAAGAATACCTATAACTTATCTTTTCTTAGATGTACTTAATTTAGGTCTAGCAGGAGCTTGGATAGTTATGACTATAGATCTAGCTATAAGAAGCTCACTAGCATTTTATATATTTAGAAGAGGAAAGTGGAAATATTTACAAGTATAGTTTAAAAATAATCCAAAAATAATTCTTGACTATTTTAGTATAAAATACTAAAATAGATATAATAAGAATATTTAATTCAAAGGAGGATAAAAAATGTATGATTTAATAGTTATTGGTTGGGGAAAAGCAGGAAAAACTCTTGCAGCTAAGTTAGCAGCAAAAGGAAAGAAAATTGCAGTAGTAGAAGAGAATCCAAAAATGTATGGGGGAACTTGTATAAATGTAGGGTGCTTACCAACGAAATCACTTGTACATAGTGCAAAACTAATATCTCAAGTTAAAAATTATGGTATAGATGGAGATTATGAATTTAAAAATAATTTCTTTAAAGAAGCAATGAAGAAAAAAGATGAAATGACAACTAAGTTAAGAAATAAAAACTTTTCAATCTTAGATACAAATGAAAATGTTGATATCTACAATGGAAAAGGAAGTTTTATTTCAAATAATGAAGTTAGAGTAGTTACAAAAGATGGAGAGGTTGTTTTAAAAGCAGATAAGATAGTTATAAATACTGGTTCTGTTTCAAGAAACCTTGATATCGAAGGTGCAAATAATAAAAATGTTCTAACAAGTGAAGGAATTTTAGAATTAAAAGAATTACCTAAAAAACTTTTAATTATAGGAGCAGGATATATTGGACTTGAATTTGCTTCATATTTTAGAAATTTTGGAAGTGAAGTTTCTGTTTTTCAATTTGATGACAGCTTCTTAGCAAGAGAAGATGAAGATGAAGCAAAGATAATAAAAGAAATTTTAGAAAATAAAGGAGTTAAATTCTATTTCAATACTTCTGTTAAGAAATTTGAAGATTTAGGTGACAGTGTAAAGGCAACATATGTAAAAGATAAGGAAGAATTCATTGAAGAATTTGATAAAGTTCTTGTTGCAGTTGGAAGAAAAGCTAATACAGAAAATTTAGGACTAGAAAACACTTCAGTAGAATTAGGAAAATTTGGAGAAGTTATAGTAGATGACTATCTAAAAACAAATGCTCCAAATATTTGGGCAGCAGGAGATGTTAAAGGGGGAGCACAATTTACTTATGTTTCATTGGATGATTTCCGTATAATTTTCCCTCAAATATTAGAAGGAGCTAAGGGAAGAAAATTATCTGATAGAGTATTAATTCCTACTTCTACTTTTATAGATCCACCTTATTCAAGAGTTGGAATAAATGAAAAAGAAGCTCAAAGATTAGGAATAGCATATACTAAAAAATTTGCTCTAACTAATACTATTCCAAAAGCTCATGTTATAAATGAAACAGATGGATTTACTAAAATTTTAATAAATGAAAATAATGAAATTATAGGAGCAAGTATCTGTCATTACGAATCACATGAAATGATAAATTTGTTGTCTCTTGCTATAAATCAAAAAATAAAAGCTAATGTTTTAAAAGATTTTATTTATACACACCCAATTTTTACTGAAAGCTTAAATGACATTTTAGGATAGTATTTTAGAAAAAATATGATATAATTGATATATATATATTTTTTTAAGGAGGGGAAGAGACTAGAATGAAAAAGATTTTTTTAAGCCTTTCACTTTTACTTTTTGTATCCTGTGTTAATATCGATAAATTAAATGTCTTTAATAAAAATGATTCAAAAGTTGCAGAAAAAACTACGGCAAATACTAATAAAAATGTAGCTAGTTCTAAAAAGGACAAGCAAAAGAAATCGGCACCTATTGTTCCAACAAAAGGAACTAAGTCAAAAAATTTATTGAGAGATGCTGAGGTAATGCCAGAGGATAATTATGCAAATAGAGTTAAAAAATATAAAGCATATAATTCTTTGATAGCATTTAATCCAAATTATAAATCAAATGTTGAAGCTAAGATGGGAGAGTTAAAATCTAAGATTGAAAGTACTTATACAATAAAAGTCTCTGTTACAGATTTAATATTACAAAATTTGACTAAGAAAGAAGAGTTTAATAATATTGGAAGCAAAGTTTTTAATTATAGTAATACTAATCCAGACTTAAATCTTTTAGTAGATATAAGTTCTGTAAATTATATTAAGCCAACTGTTAATGTAAAAACAGCTCCAAAGGAATATTCAGAAGAGTATGTTAATAGCGAGGGGAATAAGGTACTTAATGTAGTAAAATATTATGAAAATGAGACAACAAAAACTACAGCTCTTAGCTTTGTAGTAACTTATAAATTAGTTTCAAATTTAACTGGAGAAGTTTTATTCCATTATAAGAAAACAGTTGATAAAAGCTATAAAGAAAGTTGGAAGAATTATTATGTAAGTTCATTTAGAATGAATAAGAGAAAACAAATTCCTAGTGATGAACCAGAAAAATCTGTTCCAACTAAAGAGCAAATTTATCAAATTGCTTATGAAGAAATGTATGATATGATTCAAAAAGAAATAAATAATTTACCAAGTATAAAATAAAAATTAAGCTGTTGCATATTGCAACAGCTTTTTTGTTGTTTTAATATCTAAACTCTAATATTTACAGGCATAACTAAGTAAATATAATCTTCATTAGCTTCTTCTACGATTTTTAACATAGAACTTGAATTTGTAGCTTCAATGATAATATTTTTATCAGTATTATCAACAAATTCTTTAATGTATTTACAGTTTATTCCAAGCTTTAAATCTTCACCTGTTTTTATCATATTAACTTTTTGGTTAATTTTAGCATTAGAAGACATTCCACTTATAAGAAGTTGATTTCCTTTAAAATTAAAAGTTGCAACATTCTTAGAGTCATTACTATTCTTTGTTACAGATATAACCTTTTTAAGTGAAGAATTTAGTTCATCTCTATTAAACTCAAATTTCTTATCATGATTAGGATTTGTAATAAGAGGTATAAAGTCAGGGAAAGAAAGAGATAATAGTTTACAACTAAAATAAGCATCTTTCCAAGTTACTATAAGTTTATCTTCACTTGTTGCAAGAGTTACATCCTCATTTAAATCTTTTAATATTTTATAGATAACAGCCATACTATCAGCTGGAACTAAAATATCTTTACTAACTACATTTTCAAGAGGTTTTTTTAAATATATAAGTCTATATGAATCAGTAGAAGCTAATTCTACAAAATTATCCTTAAATGTTATTTTTATAGAATTAAACAAAGCATCTAAATTAGATGAAGAGTTAGTAAGAAATTTTACTTTTTCAAGTAAATTTGAAAATTTTTGGCTATTTTCTTTTGCAATAGTTGTAGAAACAACTTCTTTTATTTCAGGATAAGTAGTCTCATCTAATATAGAAAACTCAGCATTATTAACAATTAAATACCCATCTTTTTTTTCAAAATTTATATTTTCACTTTCAACTAATTTAATATATTCTAAAAGTAGTGAAGGTTTTATTAAAACTTGCCCTTCAACTTCAATATTACAATTAGCATATCTTATCAGTTCAACTTCAGTATTTGCACCTTTAAATACAACTTGATTATTTTTTACTTCAATAAACAAACCAGCAAGACTAGGTTTTACTGGATTGTCTTTTAAGATATTTGTATATTCACTAATTATTCCTATTACATTTTCTTTATTTATAGAAAATTTCATTGAAAACCCTCTCCTTAAATTAATTTGCTATTAAAATTTCTTGCCAGTATTTATTTTGTATATTTAATTTATCCCCAATATCTATTAAAAGTTGAGCATCTTTTGTTTTACTAACATCATATAAAGGTTTTTTAGTAACAAGTTTATCTGCTTCTAAATTTATGCTTGGAATTTCTATAAAATCAGAGATTTTTGCATAAACATCAGGTCTATGTATATAGTTTATAAATTTCATAGCATTTTCAATATTCTTAGAATCTTTTAAAATTACAAATGAATCTATTGATGAATATCCTTGGTCACCAGGTGGAATAATAAAGTCAACATTCTTTCTATCTTCTTCAGAAAGTTCTCTATAGATATTATCAGGATATCCTTGTACTACCCAGAAATCTCCATTAGCAAATCCTTTTCCATAAGATTCAGCATCAAATTTTGCAATATTCTTTTTCCAAGCTAAAACTTTAGCTTTTGCTTTTTCCATAGCTTCTTCAGAATCAGCATCTTGTTTATAACCATTTAAAGCTAAGGCAGGAACAAAAACTTCTCTCATATCATCTAATAATGTCATTCTTCCTGCTAAATCTTCTCTATCATAAATAGTGTAATCTCTTGGATAATCTTTAACAAATTTTGTATTTACTGCTATGCAAGTAATACCTCTCATATAAGGAACTCCATAGTCATTTTCAGGATCAAATTCTCTTAACTTTGCCATATAAGCATCATCAATATATTTAGTATTTTCAAGTTGTGATTTATCTAACTTCGCTAACATATCTTCTTTCATCATTATTTCATAATAATCACTAGATGGCATAATGATATCATAACCTTCTCCACCAGCTTTAATCTTTGTATACATCTCTTCATTTGATGAGTAAATATCCTCAACAACTTTGATACCAGTTTCGGCCTCAAAATCTTCATAAACAAATTGTGGAATATAGTCAGCCCAACTATATACATATAAAGTGTTTTCATCTTTGCTATCTCCACAAGAAACTAACATTATTGTTGCCAAAAACAGTAAAAATATTTTTTTCATTTATACCTCCCAATTGTTTTATCATAATATTAAATTATACATTATTATAGAGATTGTTGCAAATAAATTACTTTTTCATATATAAATCAAGTTTATTATATGGAATTTCAATATTGTTTTTGTCAAAATATTTTTTAACATTAGCATTACATGCAAACATAGTATCAAGATAGTCTTCTTTTTTTACCCAAGCTCTGAAAATATAGTCAAGTGAGCTAGCATTATGTTTATTTAAAGTTATAGTAATAGGCATGTCAGGATTATCTTTAATAATTCTTTTTTCATCATTAACAACTTCATGTAAAACTGATATTACTTTATCAACAGGAACATCATAAGAAGATGAATAAACTAAATCAAGTCTTCTATATGGATTTCTAGAGTAGTTAATAATAGAAGCATTAGCTATTTGATTATTAGGAACAAAAATCAAAGGTCCATTAGCTTGCTTTATAACTGTATATAGAATATGTATACTTTCTACTGTTCCTTCAATACTTTTATCTAAACTTGAAACAAAATCCCCCTTAGAAACTTGTTTAAAGAATAAAATTAAAATACCGCTAGCAAGATTGGCTAAACTTCCCTGCAAAGCTAAACCTACTGCAACTCCAGCAGTACCTAAAATTGTTACAAGAGATGTAGCTTTTATTCCTATAATTCCTATTAATAAAAAAGCTTGAATAACATACATAATTGCTTTTACTAAAGATTTTAAAAATGATAAAAGTAAAGGGTCATCATTTTTTAATGTTCTAGATTTATCTAAAAGTCTCAATATAAATTTTGTTATTTTAGGCCATATAAAACATACAAGTAAGAAAGCTACAAGCTTCCCAGCCAATAAAGGTAGATAAGTTTCTAAATCTACCAATAATTTTTCTAACATTTTTTCAAAAAAAGTTTTATTCATTTTTTACCTCACTTATTATTTTAGTTAACTTTATTAGTATAATATTTTTTTCCTAAAATAACAAGAGGGATTATTTTACTTTTACTCTACTAGAGAAAAAAATTTTTTTAAAATTTGAAATAAAAAGCCATAAATAGTATAATAAAATAATAATATTTTAATTATATGGAGGAAAAATGTTTTACTTTTTATATGGAAATTCTCCAATGATAGAGTTTGAAACAGAGAAGAAAACAGAAGAAATTTTAGAAAAATATCCTAATATTTCAGCTAAATACTATGATTGTGCTTTAAAAGAAGAGGATGAATTTTTATCTGCTTTACAAGTTAATTCAATTTTTAAAACAGTTGATTTTCTTGTTTTAAAAAGAGCTGAAACTTTAAAAAGTTCAGGAGTTCAAAAACTTTTTAAAACTTTAAAAAACTATGATTTAAATGAAAAAAACATTATAATTATCTATAATGTTCCTATACAATATGGAAAAGTTGCTTCAGAATATGAGATAACTAAGGCAAGTATAAAAGCCATAGAAGAAATAGCTACTTTTTTAGATTGTACTCTCATAAAAGAAAATAATATAATTTTAAATTATGTTAAAGATAATTTAAATATCACTGAAAAAGATGCTAAAGATTTAATTGAGCTTCTAGGAAGTGACTATTATCATATAAAAAATGAGACAAATAAAATAGCTGCTTTTTTAGATGGTCAGCCATATTCTTTTGAAAAAATTAAAAACTTAATAAGTATCGATAAAGAATATAATATGAAAGACTTAGTTGAAAACTTTTTTAAGACTAAAAATTTTACAGATATTTTTAATTTCTTAGAAACAAATAAAGATTCTTATTTAGGAATTGTATATATGTTAGCTGATGAATTAATAGTCTTTTTAAAATTAACTTCCCTTATAAATAGTGGAAAAATTTCACAACATATGAATTACAATGTTTTTAAAGAGCTATACAATGATTTCTCAGATCTTTTTATAGGAAGAAATTTTAAAGCACAACACCCTTATACAATTTTTCTTAAATTAAATAGTTTAACTTACTTTTCAGAAGAATTTTTAGAAAACAAATTAAAAGAATTATTATATATTGAATATGGACTAAAAACCGGTGAAAAAGAAATCAATATAGAATTAGATTTATTTTTTAAGAAATTTTGGAAAGATGTACCAAGTTATTAAAAACATTATAAAGCCTCCAACAAAATCAATAAAATGATGTTGGTATACAAAATGAACTGAAATTGCAATTAAAAAGCCCCATATAGAAATAAGATATTTTAATTTTGTTTTCATTTCTTTACAATAGATTGCAATAGAAAGAAAAGCAAAACTTACATGTAAGGAAGGGCATTGATTAAAACTGCTATCTAATTGACCTAAGACATAGAAAAAAAAGTTAAAAATAGGATTAGCTATCTCAGGTTTGGGAAAATAAAATTTCATTGGAATAATAAAAAATATTGCAATAGAAACTACGGTTAAAAATATTGCTTGTTTTACATAGAAGTTTAAACTTTTTTCATCTTTTATAGTGAGAAAAGTTCCAAAGAAAAAAGGTGCTGAAGTCATATAGGGTAACATAAAAATTGTTAAAAAAGGTATTTTTTTCTCCCAAGCCATAAAATATGAGGGAACATAATCTAGGGTACGAGTATAGAATTCAGCTCCTTTATATAAAACAGTAAAAAATATTGTAATAAAAATTATATATTTGATTTTTAATCTTTGTAAATTATCTTTCATCATTGCCTCCTAATTATCTTGCTTAATTTTATCATACTATTCTTAAAAATTGGTTAAAATTTGTTATAATATTGTCAAGGTGATGTTAATGGAATATACAATTACAAAAAAGAAAATTAAAAATTTTATTTTGAGGATATATCCTGACTTAACTATCGCAGTATCGGCTCCTTTATCTGCAACTAGCAAGGATATTGAAAATTTTGTTCTATCTAAAAAAGAGTGGATAGAAAAAACATTAGAAAAATTAGAAAAATTAAAAGATGATAGTATAAAGATTTTAGGTAAGAAAGTAGAAAAAAAAGTTATTCAATCAGATTTAGAAAGAATAAGTCTAACTGACAGAAATATATTTATATATACAAAGAATACCGAAGAAATTGAAGTTGAAAAGAAATTTTTAGAGTGGAAATATAATAAATTAAAAGAGATTATAGATGAAGCTATAGAAAAATATACCAAACTACTAAATACTGAAATAAATTATTATAAAATAAAAAAACTTTCTTCTGCTTGGGGTATTTATCATAGAAGAGAGAATTATATTAGTTTCAATATAGATTTAATTGAAAAAGAAATAGAAAGTATAGATTATGTAGTTCTTCATGAGATATGTCATATTTTCTATATGGATCATCAAAAAAAATTTTGGGCTCTAGTTGAAAAATATATGCCTGACTACAAAATAAGAAGAAAAAAATTAAAATCATAAAATAAGACAATATTTTCACATATTGTCTATTTTTTATAAAAATATTTTTAAATTTGACAGACAAAGTAAGGAGTGTTATAATAAAAAAGAATTAAATTTTGCTAAACAAAATAAATTGAGGAGGAAAATATGTTATCAAAAAAATTACTTATTGGAGCTCTTGTAGCTACTATGTCTATGTCTGCTTTTGCACATTTTCAAATGATTCACACAGCTGATTCTGATATTTCTGGGAAATCATCTGTTCCATTTGAATTGATATTTACTCACCCTGCTGATGGAACAGAAGCACACAGCATGGATATGGGAAAAGATGAAAAAGGAACTATACAACCTGTTGTAGAATTTTTCTCAGTACATAATGGAGAAAAGAAAGACTTAAAAGCTAATTTAAAAGCTTCAAAATTTGGACCGGCTTCAAAACAAGTTACTTCTTATAAATTTAATTTAGATAAAAATTCTGGATTAAAAGGTGGAGGAGATTGGGGACTAGTTGTTGTTCCAGCACCATACTATGAATCTGCAGAAGATGTATATATTCAACAAATAGCAAAAGTATTAGTGAATAAAGATGAATTAGCTACTGATTGGAATAAAAGATTAGCTAATGGATATCCTGAAATAATTCCGTTATCAAATCCTATAACTTGGAAAGGGGAAATCTTTAGAGGGCAAGTTGTAGATAAAGATGGAAAGGCTGTTGCTAATGCTGAAATAGAAATAGAATACTTAAATGCAAATATTAAAAATTCAAAATTTGTAGGAGAATTACAAAAAGATAAAACTGCAACTGTTATTTATGCAGATGAAAATGGATATTTCTCATTTGTTCCAATTCATAAAGGATATTGGGGATTTGCTGCTTTAGGTGCAGGTGGAGAATTAAAACATAATGGAAAAGAATTATCTCAAGATGCTATTCTTTGGATAGAAGCTAAATAAAAAATTAGGCTATTGCAATTTAAACTTGCAATAGCCTTTTTGATTACAATAATTTAATATTCATTTGTCTACAAATTTCATGTACTTCTTGAGACCAAATAGAAGCTTGAACTTCACCTATATGTAATTTATCTAAGAAAAACATACATATACGAGATTGACCAATTCCACCACCGATAGTATATGGTAAAACTTTATTTAAAATCATTTGATGATATGGCATTGATCTTCTATCTTCACAATGAGATATTTTTAATTGTTCTTCTAAAGAATTTTCATCAACTCTTATACCCATTGAAGATAATTCAAGACCTATACCTAAAAGAGGGTAGTTAAATATGATATCTCCATTTAAATCCCAATCGTCATAATCAGGAGCTCTTCCATCATGTCTCTCACCAGAAGTAAGTTTTCCCCCTATTTTCATTAAGAAAATTGCTCCATACTCTTTAGCAGCAGCATGCTCTCTATTTTTAGGAGTAAGTGTTGGATATTTATCTTCAAGTTCTTGACTTGTGATAAAAGTTATTTCTTCAGGTAACTTCTTAGTAAGTTTAGGATATTCTTTAGTAATATAGTCTTCAGTGGCTTTAAAAACAGAGTAAATTTTTCTTACAACTTCTTTTAAATATTCTTCATTTCTATCTTCTTTAGAAATAATTTTTTCCCAATCCCATTGGTCAACATAATATGAGTGGATAAAATCTGTATCTTCATCTCTTCTTATAGCATTCATATCTGTATATATACCTTTATGGTTTTCAATATTATATCTGTATAAAGCCATTCTTTTCCATTTTGCAAGAGAATGAACTATCTCAACTCTTTCACCATTTTTTGTATCAAATGAAACAGGTCTTTCTGTACCATTCAGATTATCGTTAAGACCAGATTCTGGTATAACAAATAAAGGTGCTGAAACTCTTAGTAAATCTAATTCTTTTGATAGATGACTTTCAAAAAAATCTTTAACTTTTTTTATAGCAATTTCTGTTTCTAGTATATCTAGACTAGATGTATAAGCCATAATTTTACCTCCAATATATTTAGAAATTATGGAAAAATTATAACACCATTCAAAGATTTTATCAAATTTTAATTTTTAAAAAGCTCAGAAATTAATTTATATAAGTTATAATGATCCTCTACTCCACCCAATTCTCTGACAGAGTGCATAGAAAGTAATGGACTTCCTATATCTATACCTTGTATTCTTATTTGAGATTGTTGTATTGGTCCTATTGTTGAACCTCCACGAACATCTGAACGATTTACAAAAATTTGTAAAGGAATTTTTGCATCTTTAGCAATTTTTTCTATAACTGCTCTTGAGTACCCATCAGTTATATATGATTTATTAGCGGCCATTTTTATTACAGGTCCACAATTGATTTTAGGCTCATTAGTTGGATCAGCTTTTTCTAAATAATTAGGGTGTATAGAGTGAGCAGCATCATTAGAAATAACAAAAGATTTAGCTAAAGCTTGTTCATGTTCTTCTAAAGTTAAGTCCATAGCATTAGAAATTCTTCCTAATATATTAGCTAAAGTCGGACTATCTGCTCCTTGTATTGTATGAGAACCTATTTCTTCATTGTCATAACCAACAACTATACAAGTATTCTTTTTATCTTTATTATCTATTAAAGAGTTAAGGCTAGCATGGAAAGCAGCAAGGTTATCTAATCTTCCTACAGATACAAACTCATCATTGGCACCTAATATGCAACCTTTTTCTCTTGAGTGTAGACTTAAATCATAGCTCAAAATTTCATTTTCTTTTACTTTTAATTCTTTAGCTAACAATGCTGTTAAAGAGAATTTATTTTTATCTTTA
This genomic interval carries:
- a CDS encoding HU family DNA-binding protein produces the protein MTKKEFAKLLFEKGVFTTRTEAEKKVDIIFETMEKTLLDGEDISIINWGKLEVVERAPRLGRNPKTGEEVNIGERKSVKFRPGKAFLEKLNK
- a CDS encoding MATE family efflux transporter, translating into MEIKNNYFIENRKLIKNIFQITLPAVFDLLAQTLIMAFDMKMVSSLGPSAISSVGVGTAGMFALIPALIAVATGTTALLSRAYGADNKIEGKKAFTQSFFIAVPLGIFLTIIFLLFSEQIINLVGNAKDMNLKDAILYQNMTVIGFPFLGISIATFYAFRAMGENKIPMIGNTLALVLKLILNFLLIYLFKWGIFGAALSTTLTRLFSAIFSIYLVFWSKKNWISLKVKDLKFDYFTSKRILKVGIPAAVEQLGLRIGMLIFEMMVISLGNLSYAAHKIALTAESISFNLGFAFSFAASALVGQELGKGSSQKALKNGYICTIIAMIVMSTFGLFFFIIPQFLVSLFTKDKDVIELATMALKIVSICQPFSGASMVLAGALRGAGDTKSVLLITYLGIFLIRIPITYLFLDVLNLGLAGAWIVMTIDLAIRSSLAFYIFRRGKWKYLQV
- a CDS encoding dihydrolipoyl dehydrogenase family protein, with the translated sequence MYDLIVIGWGKAGKTLAAKLAAKGKKIAVVEENPKMYGGTCINVGCLPTKSLVHSAKLISQVKNYGIDGDYEFKNNFFKEAMKKKDEMTTKLRNKNFSILDTNENVDIYNGKGSFISNNEVRVVTKDGEVVLKADKIVINTGSVSRNLDIEGANNKNVLTSEGILELKELPKKLLIIGAGYIGLEFASYFRNFGSEVSVFQFDDSFLAREDEDEAKIIKEILENKGVKFYFNTSVKKFEDLGDSVKATYVKDKEEFIEEFDKVLVAVGRKANTENLGLENTSVELGKFGEVIVDDYLKTNAPNIWAAGDVKGGAQFTYVSLDDFRIIFPQILEGAKGRKLSDRVLIPTSTFIDPPYSRVGINEKEAQRLGIAYTKKFALTNTIPKAHVINETDGFTKILINENNEIIGASICHYESHEMINLLSLAINQKIKANVLKDFIYTHPIFTESLNDILG
- the dnaN gene encoding DNA polymerase III subunit beta, which codes for MKFSINKENVIGIISEYTNILKDNPVKPSLAGLFIEVKNNQVVFKGANTEVELIRYANCNIEVEGQVLIKPSLLLEYIKLVESENINFEKKDGYLIVNNAEFSILDETTYPEIKEVVSTTIAKENSQKFSNLLEKVKFLTNSSSNLDALFNSIKITFKDNFVELASTDSYRLIYLKKPLENVVSKDILVPADSMAVIYKILKDLNEDVTLATSEDKLIVTWKDAYFSCKLLSLSFPDFIPLITNPNHDKKFEFNRDELNSSLKKVISVTKNSNDSKNVATFNFKGNQLLISGMSSNAKINQKVNMIKTGEDLKLGINCKYIKEFVDNTDKNIIIEATNSSSMLKIVEEANEDYIYLVMPVNIRV
- a CDS encoding extracellular solute-binding protein, whose amino-acid sequence is MKKIFLLFLATIMLVSCGDSKDENTLYVYSWADYIPQFVYEDFEAETGIKVVEDIYSSNEEMYTKIKAGGEGYDIIMPSSDYYEIMMKEDMLAKLDKSQLENTKYIDDAYMAKLREFDPENDYGVPYMRGITCIAVNTKFVKDYPRDYTIYDREDLAGRMTLLDDMREVFVPALALNGYKQDADSEEAMEKAKAKVLAWKKNIAKFDAESYGKGFANGDFWVVQGYPDNIYRELSEEDRKNVDFIIPPGDQGYSSIDSFVILKDSKNIENAMKFINYIHRPDVYAKISDFIEIPSINLEADKLVTKKPLYDVSKTKDAQLLIDIGDKLNIQNKYWQEILIAN
- a CDS encoding mechanosensitive ion channel family protein; translated protein: MNKTFFEKMLEKLLVDLETYLPLLAGKLVAFLLVCFIWPKITKFILRLLDKSRTLKNDDPLLLSFLKSLVKAIMYVIQAFLLIGIIGIKATSLVTILGTAGVAVGLALQGSLANLASGILILFFKQVSKGDFVSSLDKSIEGTVESIHILYTVIKQANGPLIFVPNNQIANASIINYSRNPYRRLDLVYSSSYDVPVDKVISVLHEVVNDEKRIIKDNPDMPITITLNKHNASSLDYIFRAWVKKEDYLDTMFACNANVKKYFDKNNIEIPYNKLDLYMKK
- a CDS encoding DNA polymerase III subunit delta, with amino-acid sequence MFYFLYGNSPMIEFETEKKTEEILEKYPNISAKYYDCALKEEDEFLSALQVNSIFKTVDFLVLKRAETLKSSGVQKLFKTLKNYDLNEKNIIIIYNVPIQYGKVASEYEITKASIKAIEEIATFLDCTLIKENNIILNYVKDNLNITEKDAKDLIELLGSDYYHIKNETNKIAAFLDGQPYSFEKIKNLISIDKEYNMKDLVENFFKTKNFTDIFNFLETNKDSYLGIVYMLADELIVFLKLTSLINSGKISQHMNYNVFKELYNDFSDLFIGRNFKAQHPYTIFLKLNSLTYFSEEFLENKLKELLYIEYGLKTGEKEINIELDLFFKKFWKDVPSY
- a CDS encoding phosphatase PAP2 family protein — translated: MKDNLQRLKIKYIIFITIFFTVLYKGAEFYTRTLDYVPSYFMAWEKKIPFLTIFMLPYMTSAPFFFGTFLTIKDEKSLNFYVKQAIFLTVVSIAIFFIIPMKFYFPKPEIANPIFNFFFYVLGQLDSSFNQCPSLHVSFAFLSIAIYCKEMKTKLKYLISIWGFLIAISVHFVYQHHFIDFVGGFIMFLITWYIFPKFLKK
- a CDS encoding M48 family metallopeptidase, whose product is MEYTITKKKIKNFILRIYPDLTIAVSAPLSATSKDIENFVLSKKEWIEKTLEKLEKLKDDSIKILGKKVEKKVIQSDLERISLTDRNIFIYTKNTEEIEVEKKFLEWKYNKLKEIIDEAIEKYTKLLNTEINYYKIKKLSSAWGIYHRRENYISFNIDLIEKEIESIDYVVLHEICHIFYMDHQKKFWALVEKYMPDYKIRRKKLKS